From Paenibacillus sp. V4I7, one genomic window encodes:
- a CDS encoding class I SAM-dependent methyltransferase, whose amino-acid sequence MQSHFTFEGQAVLDFGSGTGANCSMFHPLNYLGIDPDAKRIDYAMRIYPRHTFQVLESDNLPVKNESVDYLLIIAVLHHITSNEISSYMKEFQRILTPNGTIIVMEPCLFMKKPLCNRFMKWYDNGEYIRNEQEYIGLFRDHDYDCKVIKRFRKCFLYHELFFLAKLKSL is encoded by the coding sequence TTGCAATCCCATTTTACATTTGAGGGTCAGGCCGTACTGGATTTCGGCTCCGGAACTGGAGCGAATTGCTCTATGTTCCATCCGTTAAATTATCTAGGCATTGACCCTGATGCTAAGCGTATTGACTATGCAATGCGAATATATCCCCGCCATACATTTCAAGTCTTGGAAAGTGATAATTTACCTGTCAAGAATGAATCGGTCGATTACCTGCTCATCATCGCTGTGTTACATCATATTACTTCGAATGAAATATCAAGTTACATGAAAGAATTTCAACGAATTCTAACACCTAACGGAACCATCATTGTAATGGAACCGTGCTTATTTATGAAAAAACCGTTATGCAACAGATTTATGAAATGGTACGACAACGGTGAGTATATTCGTAATGAACAAGAATATATTGGATTGTTTCGAGATCACGATTATGACTGTAAGGTCATAAAACGATTTCGAAAATGCTTTTTATACCATGAATTATTTTTTTTAGCAAAATTGAAATCACTTTAA
- a CDS encoding MerR family transcriptional regulator: protein MQIAEVSEKYVLSQDTLRYYERIGLIPRVNRNKSGIRDYTEEDCRWVEFIKCMRGVGLPVEILIEYVGLFQQGDETMEARKELLIEQRKQLITKMEDMKNVFERLNNKISRYEQTIVEKEKL, encoded by the coding sequence ATGCAGATAGCCGAAGTAAGTGAAAAATATGTTTTGTCACAGGATACACTTCGCTATTATGAACGAATCGGACTAATTCCACGGGTGAACCGCAATAAAAGCGGAATCAGGGATTATACGGAAGAAGACTGTAGGTGGGTTGAATTTATCAAATGTATGCGTGGCGTAGGTCTTCCTGTTGAAATTTTGATTGAGTATGTTGGGTTGTTTCAACAGGGTGATGAAACCATGGAGGCTAGAAAAGAACTCCTAATCGAGCAGCGTAAGCAGCTCATTACAAAAATGGAAGATATGAAGAACGTGTTTGAACGTCTTAATAATAAAATTTCTAGATATGAACAGACAATTGTTGAAAAAGAAAAACTCTAA
- a CDS encoding aspartate/glutamate racemase family protein — translation MKRKIGCLHAHYSNIEYIQKAIASNDLELVHFVDPGLMSRIASDETFDLTKAQNKVNDQIEWIASTKVDAILITCTNYIALLDDEQLKTSVPIIKIDEPFFHYVCSITEPQVLLFTNPATVEGTMRRLNEFATTHVKPINIDVQIIENTFELIMQGKKEQYVNELSNYIKGLLISNQNKIVSVAQLSMVETAEKIECEMDVKIGNPLNTLVTHIESSLQGLFNGEL, via the coding sequence ATGAAGAGAAAGATTGGTTGTTTGCATGCCCACTACTCTAATATTGAGTATATTCAAAAAGCTATTGCTTCAAATGATTTGGAGTTAGTACACTTTGTCGACCCAGGCTTAATGAGTAGAATCGCATCAGATGAAACTTTTGATTTAACAAAAGCCCAAAACAAGGTAAATGATCAGATTGAATGGATAGCCAGTACCAAGGTTGATGCAATTCTAATTACATGTACTAACTACATTGCTCTTCTCGACGACGAACAACTTAAGACATCAGTTCCTATCATAAAAATTGACGAGCCGTTTTTCCATTATGTTTGCAGTATAACAGAGCCACAAGTGCTACTATTTACTAATCCAGCAACAGTCGAAGGAACGATGAGAAGGCTTAATGAATTTGCAACTACACATGTTAAACCAATTAATATCGACGTACAAATCATAGAGAATACATTCGAGCTAATAATGCAGGGGAAAAAAGAACAATATGTTAACGAGTTATCTAATTATATTAAGGGTTTGCTTATCTCTAATCAAAACAAGATCGTCTCTGTCGCACAATTATCTATGGTCGAAACTGCCGAAAAAATTGAGTGTGAAATGGATGTGAAAATCGGAAATCCCTTGAATACATTAGTAACTCATATTGAATCGAGTCTACAAGGTTTATTCAACGGTGAACTATAG
- a CDS encoding alkaline phosphatase family protein yields the protein MISLSLLSIGCRANPSPRLNQQSVESPITTNQNTKPVICILIDSLMDKPLQEAIGQGHAPAIQFLLNNGQYFPEIVSSFPTMSVTIDSTLLTGTYADRHHVPGLVWYSGKENRMIFYGNGAKEALKIDQLQVLTDAIYQLNQVQLNKEIKTIHEELAEKGKHSASINAIVFRGKTEHTLTVPRLLSFSTRLPKQMKITGPTLFSYAALAQLDSKNDRNASMWKKYGMNDEFSAQDTAFLISQKKLPNVTITYFPENDNEVHRKGTDHFGGIKKADQGLQVVLNAYGSWEQAVKNAVWIIMGDSAQSAVYDDRQAATVEIRPLLNRYRIAKLNQPVRTEDQIVISTNERMAYVYAIDANVQLSDVVKLLQNEEKLDIIAMKDDENVRVIAGKNDKMFYYRPGGDYTDEYGQSWTISGEPGLVDITTTNNNIKYGKYPDVLARLYGAMHSHEGRYVVVTVQPGYELVGESSPTHIGGGAHGSLHEKDSLVPLIISGTNTRPKTLRIVDIKDWILQLVNE from the coding sequence ATGATAAGTCTAAGTTTGCTTAGTATCGGTTGCAGGGCAAACCCCAGCCCACGGCTAAACCAACAAAGCGTCGAGTCTCCTATCACAACAAATCAAAATACAAAACCTGTCATATGTATCCTTATTGATTCTTTAATGGATAAACCTTTGCAAGAAGCGATTGGGCAAGGTCATGCACCTGCGATACAATTTCTGCTTAATAACGGACAATACTTCCCAGAGATTGTGAGTTCGTTTCCAACGATGTCCGTGACGATCGATAGCACTTTATTAACGGGGACGTACGCAGACCGGCATCATGTGCCCGGACTTGTTTGGTACAGTGGTAAAGAGAACCGCATGATTTTCTACGGAAATGGTGCCAAAGAAGCGTTGAAAATTGATCAATTGCAAGTATTAACGGATGCTATTTATCAGTTAAATCAGGTTCAACTAAACAAAGAAATTAAAACGATTCATGAAGAGTTGGCCGAAAAAGGAAAACACTCTGCGTCAATAAATGCTATTGTTTTTAGAGGAAAAACAGAACACACCTTAACAGTGCCCCGCTTGTTATCATTCAGCACGCGTTTGCCTAAACAAATGAAAATAACAGGACCTACGTTGTTCTCCTATGCAGCTCTTGCACAACTGGACTCGAAGAATGACCGGAACGCTTCTATGTGGAAAAAATACGGAATGAACGATGAGTTTTCTGCACAAGACACCGCTTTTCTAATTAGTCAAAAAAAGCTTCCGAATGTAACCATCACTTACTTTCCGGAGAATGATAACGAAGTACATAGAAAGGGTACGGATCATTTTGGTGGGATTAAAAAAGCGGATCAAGGACTTCAAGTCGTGCTTAACGCTTACGGATCGTGGGAGCAGGCTGTAAAGAATGCGGTATGGATCATTATGGGTGATAGTGCGCAAAGCGCTGTCTACGATGATCGGCAGGCAGCCACTGTTGAAATAAGGCCGCTATTGAACCGTTACCGCATTGCGAAATTAAATCAACCGGTAAGGACCGAAGACCAAATTGTGATTTCCACAAATGAACGGATGGCCTATGTCTATGCGATCGATGCGAATGTGCAGTTATCTGACGTAGTGAAGCTTTTGCAAAATGAGGAAAAGCTCGACATTATTGCAATGAAAGACGATGAAAATGTTCGTGTTATAGCAGGGAAAAACGATAAAATGTTTTATTATCGTCCTGGTGGTGATTATACGGATGAATATGGACAATCGTGGACTATATCGGGCGAGCCAGGTCTCGTGGATATTACGACAACTAATAACAATATTAAGTATGGGAAGTATCCTGACGTTTTGGCGAGGCTATACGGGGCTATGCATTCTCATGAAGGAAGATATGTTGTCGTCACGGTCCAACCTGGTTATGAACTCGTCGGTGAAAGCTCCCCTACCCACATCGGCGGAGGGGCACATGGCTCGTTGCATGAAAAAGACTCACTTGTCCCATTAATTATATCCGGAACGAATACCCGGCCAAAAACACTGCGAATTGTTGATATTAAAGACTGGATCCTACAATTGGTGAACGAATAA
- a CDS encoding group II intron maturase-specific domain-containing protein produces MHHRKTKAETSQGNVYFTTQQWLTKKAEERIREVVKERLAPPSSRSRSFEEQVGWLNPKIQGWRNYYHTTYSHRKLAKLDWYILQRLTRWYAKKRQRNRWMRSFQEVKYIARQMGLKTLL; encoded by the coding sequence ATGCACCATCGGAAAACAAAAGCAGAAACATCCCAAGGCAACGTGTATTTCACAACGCAACAGTGGTTAACGAAAAAGGCAGAAGAACGCATACGGGAAGTGGTTAAAGAAAGACTTGCACCACCGAGTTCACGTTCACGCTCTTTTGAGGAACAGGTAGGATGGCTCAATCCTAAAATTCAAGGATGGAGAAATTACTACCACACGACCTACAGCCATAGGAAATTAGCGAAGTTGGACTGGTACATACTGCAAAGGTTAACCCGCTGGTATGCTAAGAAAAGACAAAGAAATAGATGGATGCGTTCATTTCAAGAAGTTAAATATATTGCCAGACAAATGGGGCTTAAAACGTTGTTGTAA
- a CDS encoding aldo/keto reductase: MDYVKLGNTGLDVSRLCLGCMSFGVAERWTHPWVLNEESSRPIINKALELGINFFDTANIYSDGTSEEIVGRALKDYANRDEIVIATKVHFRMHQGPNGAGLSRKAIMSEIDKSLKRLGTDYVDLYQIHRWDYNTPIEETMEALHDVVKAGKARYIGASAMYAWQFLKALHVAEKNGWTRFVTMQNHLNLIYREEEREMMPLCKEEKIGVIPYSPLASGRLTRDWSETTYRSETDQAQRFKYAATASTDRLIVDRLAAIAEKRGVPRVQIALAWLFQKEPVTAPIIGVTKMSHLEDPVAALLITLTPEEMASLEELYVPHRVIGAV, translated from the coding sequence ATGGACTATGTGAAACTTGGAAATACAGGCTTGGATGTATCTCGGCTTTGTCTTGGCTGTATGAGCTTTGGTGTAGCAGAGCGGTGGACTCATCCATGGGTACTTAATGAAGAAAGTAGTCGTCCTATTATAAATAAAGCTCTAGAGCTTGGTATCAATTTTTTTGATACGGCGAATATTTATTCAGACGGAACAAGCGAGGAAATTGTTGGACGAGCGCTAAAGGATTATGCGAATCGTGATGAGATTGTCATCGCCACAAAAGTTCATTTCCGTATGCATCAAGGTCCTAATGGTGCTGGTCTTTCCCGAAAGGCAATCATGAGTGAAATTGATAAGAGTCTTAAGAGATTGGGAACGGATTATGTAGACCTTTATCAAATCCATCGCTGGGATTATAATACGCCTATCGAAGAAACGATGGAAGCCTTGCATGATGTTGTGAAGGCCGGGAAGGCCAGATATATTGGTGCTTCTGCTATGTACGCATGGCAGTTCCTAAAGGCATTACATGTAGCTGAAAAAAATGGGTGGACCCGGTTTGTGACGATGCAAAATCATTTAAACCTCATATACCGTGAAGAGGAGAGGGAGATGATGCCACTCTGTAAGGAAGAGAAAATCGGTGTGATCCCTTACAGCCCGCTAGCTTCAGGAAGATTGACGCGTGATTGGTCGGAAACAACGTATCGTTCCGAAACCGATCAAGCTCAGAGATTTAAATATGCTGCGACTGCAAGTACGGATCGTTTGATAGTAGATCGCCTTGCAGCAATCGCAGAAAAACGTGGCGTTCCCCGGGTTCAAATCGCTCTTGCCTGGTTGTTTCAAAAAGAACCGGTAACAGCTCCCATTATTGGTGTTACGAAAATGTCTCATCTCGAAGATCCGGTAGCTGCTCTTTTGATTACATTAACTCCTGAAGAAATGGCATCACTGGAAGAGCTCTATGTTCCCCATCGGGTAATTGGTGCAGTTTGA
- a CDS encoding YjcZ family sporulation protein has protein sequence MGAVGYGEGYGMGKNVAFILVLFILLVIITSAFAI, from the coding sequence ATGGGAGCAGTAGGTTATGGTGAAGGTTATGGTATGGGCAAAAACGTAGCATTTATTTTGGTTCTTTTTATTCTTTTGGTAATCATCACATCAGCTTTTGCAATTTAA
- a CDS encoding YhcN/YlaJ family sporulation lipoprotein, whose product MFKGITLLFIISVIMMGCTTNNNQAQQPGIQMQQAQDQPQKNLDTRVHIANQAAEKIRQLNGVRQANVLVTRRNAYVAAAVNDNQGQLSREMEDQIAQQIRAVDPSIQNVYVSTNPEFVDRTNRYVTDVGQGRPVTGFFEEFNEMVQRIIPNAR is encoded by the coding sequence TTGTTTAAAGGGATTACATTGCTTTTCATCATTTCGGTTATTATGATGGGTTGCACGACGAACAATAACCAAGCGCAACAGCCAGGGATTCAAATGCAGCAAGCCCAAGATCAACCGCAGAAGAATTTGGATACCCGAGTTCATATCGCCAATCAAGCTGCAGAAAAGATTAGACAATTAAATGGCGTGAGGCAAGCGAATGTGCTTGTGACGCGAAGAAACGCCTATGTAGCTGCCGCAGTGAACGATAATCAAGGCCAGCTCTCCCGTGAGATGGAAGATCAAATCGCCCAGCAAATTAGGGCAGTCGATCCAAGTATTCAAAATGTATATGTTTCCACCAATCCTGAATTTGTGGATCGTACTAATAGGTATGTAACGGATGTAGGACAAGGAAGACCTGTTACCGGATTTTTCGAAGAATTTAACGAAATGGTCCAACGAATTATTCCAAACGCCCGATAA
- a CDS encoding polymorphic toxin-type HINT domain-containing protein gives MVTLSRDWATGNIESVTNTAGNVYSYAYDIMDRIKSVIFPFQGSLGAVKINKSNSFSYDKNGNLLAVTDPNAKTWTTVQYNEQDDIKQLNETVTWNGTPFVNSWTFGYDNKSGLLNRVGFPTAQFALMGYDNAERLKDLSFGNSAAVSKSFAYNYDLNGNLTSYGTGASNFTANYDKMNRVTKVAEPTTSNYLENNYDDEGRRTKLRVYNGTLGFDWNYDYTYDNSGKPKKFHDASYNRDSWYLFDEAGRPVKTYNSNTSATFNEYDQEGRTIQLRAEIAGATVDKFRYEYDTGSKITKIWSDMDGSWVEYTYDSLDQLLQEKYSAGTIIEYQYDELGNRTKAIKNGVATTYTYNPEKNRLVSVGSNNYSYDATGNVVGDGSYTYVWGDDNKLKEVKQGSNSVAAFTYDALGNRDTLSTGGITKEYHYDGNFVTYVKESDGKIYRFAYDHNGSPIFMSYQGSQYWYHYDEHGNVIRMTDSNGTTVVQYKYDAWGNITSTTSTNSVIASLNPYRYAGYWYDEATKKYYLNARYYDPQIGRFLSKDPIAIRIGSELSLNAYSYADNNPVMHADPEGKFIVPIIFAAFYAWSLYDSYRSIKQDPSAVNVAINAAGFINPSAKLGSKVTKIARAAKIGKGKAIGACNCFTAGTKVLTDEGEKPIEVIEVGDMVLAKSEYDSNGELAYKEVTALYRNQRDDIIKLYVGEQIIETTDNHPFWVEGKGWVYADELLVGDKLQKADGSNLTIDKVEFVKLDEPVTVYNFTVADYHTYYVTDLGIWVHNTSCGPNGTFVNADYHGATNSGKKNKAPNDGQTALDNSISIGPNTDRRIGISNKEFVVLDKTRDGIYHGHARSWGELDQKMQAIFRKAGLVDKKGNIK, from the coding sequence ATGGTAACCCTGTCAAGAGATTGGGCAACAGGGAATATCGAATCCGTTACTAATACAGCAGGCAACGTTTATTCATATGCATACGACATCATGGATCGGATCAAGAGCGTCATTTTCCCATTTCAAGGTTCGCTAGGCGCGGTTAAAATCAATAAATCGAATTCATTCAGCTACGATAAAAACGGGAACCTATTAGCCGTTACCGATCCGAACGCAAAAACCTGGACAACAGTCCAATACAATGAACAAGACGATATTAAACAATTGAACGAAACAGTTACATGGAACGGGACTCCATTTGTAAACTCATGGACGTTTGGTTACGATAATAAATCCGGTCTCCTGAACAGAGTCGGTTTCCCGACTGCACAATTTGCACTAATGGGATATGATAATGCAGAACGTTTGAAAGATTTATCATTTGGCAACAGCGCAGCGGTTTCCAAAAGCTTCGCATACAACTATGATTTGAATGGAAATTTAACATCTTATGGAACTGGAGCTTCTAATTTTACAGCGAACTACGATAAAATGAATCGTGTAACAAAAGTGGCTGAACCGACCACGTCGAATTATTTGGAAAACAATTACGATGACGAAGGTCGTCGTACGAAGCTTCGCGTGTATAATGGAACATTAGGCTTTGATTGGAACTACGACTACACGTATGATAACTCTGGCAAACCGAAAAAGTTCCATGATGCCTCATACAACCGCGATTCCTGGTATTTGTTTGACGAAGCAGGTCGGCCGGTGAAAACGTACAACAGCAACACTAGTGCAACCTTCAACGAATATGACCAAGAAGGTCGTACCATACAGCTTCGAGCAGAAATTGCGGGCGCGACAGTAGATAAGTTCCGTTACGAATACGACACGGGAAGCAAAATCACGAAAATCTGGAGCGACATGGACGGCTCGTGGGTAGAATACACTTACGATTCGTTAGACCAGCTTTTGCAGGAGAAATACTCTGCCGGAACAATCATCGAGTACCAGTACGATGAACTAGGGAACCGAACGAAGGCCATCAAGAATGGTGTGGCCACCACGTACACGTATAATCCGGAGAAAAACCGCCTTGTTTCTGTTGGTAGCAATAATTATTCTTATGACGCGACAGGTAACGTAGTCGGCGACGGATCGTATACGTACGTATGGGGTGACGATAACAAGCTCAAGGAAGTCAAGCAAGGAAGTAATTCTGTTGCTGCCTTCACGTATGACGCTTTAGGTAATCGTGATACACTTTCCACAGGAGGCATAACTAAGGAGTACCATTACGATGGGAACTTCGTCACTTATGTCAAGGAAAGCGACGGCAAAATCTATCGTTTCGCTTACGATCACAACGGAAGCCCGATCTTCATGAGCTATCAAGGCAGTCAGTATTGGTACCACTATGATGAGCATGGGAACGTCATTCGGATGACGGATAGCAATGGTACGACCGTGGTACAGTATAAATATGATGCATGGGGCAATATTACTTCAACAACATCGACGAATAGCGTCATTGCAAGCCTAAACCCATACCGATATGCGGGGTACTGGTACGATGAAGCGACCAAGAAATACTACTTGAATGCGCGTTATTACGATCCGCAGATTGGACGCTTTCTGTCCAAAGACCCGATTGCGATCAGAATCGGGAGCGAGCTCAGCTTAAATGCTTACAGCTACGCCGATAATAATCCTGTCATGCATGCAGATCCTGAAGGCAAGTTTATCGTCCCGATTATTTTTGCCGCTTTTTATGCCTGGTCGCTCTATGACAGTTACAGGTCCATTAAACAGGATCCAAGCGCGGTGAACGTTGCCATTAACGCAGCTGGCTTTATTAATCCGAGTGCTAAGTTAGGATCTAAAGTTACTAAGATTGCAAGGGCTGCTAAGATTGGAAAGGGTAAAGCAATTGGTGCGTGTAATTGTTTTACCGCTGGGACTAAGGTCCTTACAGACGAAGGGGAGAAACCTATCGAAGTCATTGAAGTCGGAGATATGGTTCTTGCTAAGTCTGAGTATGATTCTAATGGAGAGTTGGCATACAAAGAAGTAACTGCTTTATATCGCAACCAACGTGATGATATTATAAAACTATACGTTGGGGAGCAGATCATCGAGACGACAGATAATCATCCGTTCTGGGTTGAAGGAAAAGGGTGGGTCTACGCCGATGAATTGCTTGTGGGCGATAAGCTACAAAAGGCTGATGGAAGCAATCTTACGATTGATAAGGTTGAGTTCGTTAAGCTTGATGAGCCAGTTACGGTTTATAACTTTACGGTTGCTGATTATCATACGTATTATGTGACTGATTTAGGGATTTGGGTTCATAACACAAGTTGTGGTCCAAATGGAACATTTGTAAATGCAGATTATCATGGAGCAACAAATAGTGGTAAAAAGAATAAAGCACCGAATGATGGTCAAACAGCATTAGATAATTCAATATCAATAGGACCAAATACTGACCGAAGAATAGGGATAAGTAATAAGGAGTTCGTCGTATTAGATAAGACTCGTGACGGAATTTACCATGGTCACGCTAGGTCATGGGGCGAACTCGATCAAAAAATGCAAGCTATTTTTAGAAAAGCAGGATTGGTTGATAAGAAAGGAAATATTAAATGA